Proteins from one Corynebacterium epidermidicanis genomic window:
- a CDS encoding class C sortase: MQNAEKTKKKRNRSWLWILLGVIVLLYPIVATLWNDHLLQRQADEYSSNVQNIHPNGEIDRLLADAHAYNSWLAQTGHHAMPPEPSSPGYDRYMSTLKNSSTGDTIARISIDSIGVDLPVSHTTHPDVLYHGAGHMFGSDLPVGGLGTNAVISAHTGMVNASMFDRLPAVKDGAVVKIQVLGQTNYYKVTGRKVVKPNDWQDVTYEPNRDKLTLVTCTPYGINSDRLLVVADRIDPSEATSVAGVHWPLSWWMILDLLILLIAGILLFIVEKRRRDKKKAQESEAAELAG, encoded by the coding sequence GTGCAAAACGCAGAAAAGACGAAGAAGAAGCGTAATCGTTCTTGGTTGTGGATTCTGCTGGGTGTGATCGTCCTGCTGTACCCCATCGTGGCTACCTTATGGAACGACCACCTGCTCCAGCGCCAAGCCGACGAGTACAGCTCCAACGTCCAAAACATCCACCCCAACGGCGAAATCGACCGCTTGCTTGCCGACGCCCACGCGTACAACTCCTGGCTGGCACAAACAGGGCACCATGCTATGCCTCCAGAGCCCAGTTCGCCGGGTTACGACCGTTACATGAGCACGCTGAAGAACTCATCGACGGGGGATACGATCGCCCGAATCTCGATCGATTCAATCGGTGTGGATTTGCCCGTATCGCACACCACACATCCAGACGTGCTCTATCACGGGGCTGGGCACATGTTCGGCTCTGATCTCCCAGTTGGTGGCCTGGGCACCAATGCCGTGATATCCGCGCACACCGGTATGGTGAACGCCTCGATGTTCGACCGACTACCAGCTGTGAAAGACGGCGCCGTAGTAAAAATCCAAGTTCTCGGACAAACAAACTATTACAAAGTAACCGGGCGAAAAGTAGTAAAACCCAACGATTGGCAAGACGTCACATATGAGCCAAACCGAGATAAGCTCACGCTCGTCACCTGCACCCCGTATGGAATCAACTCGGACCGATTGTTGGTAGTGGCTGACCGCATCGACCCGAGCGAAGCAACCTCTGTCGCTGGTGTGCACTGGCCACTGTCCTGGTGGATGATTCTGGACTTGCTGATCCTACTCATCGCCGGAATTCTGCTGTTCATTGTGGAAAAGCGTCGTCGAGACAAGAAGAAAGCCCAAGAGAGCGAGGCTGCTGAATTGGCGGGCTAG
- a CDS encoding isopeptide-forming domain-containing fimbrial protein produces the protein MRAKEIRRRNATAWLAVLLTLMATICCPQAHAQDFASDARAFHVFKGSGGPEDAGGQTPVVGARFQARQLIGLSATTSQLGELTRTMPQLLTSDPGYPLGAPIVELTDLDGFAHFIGLADGVYQVSELPQRIGNDYEQISNPFLVVVRSDVTFEPQIHAKSLTSPVVKTVDKTDINVDESLNYQVEATVVEVDASGKLYQLYIIDQLDDNLRNPRNFRVTAGNLARDIVLDGATDYTVAVDGQRLDLELTEHGLEQVAAIRPGHPETKLKFSFDVDVAHTVVDGVVVNNCAIYRPDGLVSRPLNAPVAAKNKPVFKLVAVYAKQQQIMPTSCPLVGKDGVPVTGFGSNTASVTVHNPAPEEKPWYIPVILLPIFGLGSSGHGSSGGSSTVQGEKPATADQNQATKNPLKRLDQSLAMTGASIIGLVIVALLLALGGLFFLGAKRRKDEEEA, from the coding sequence ATGAGAGCTAAGGAAATACGCCGTCGCAACGCAACCGCCTGGTTGGCTGTGCTGCTCACCCTCATGGCTACCATCTGTTGTCCCCAGGCTCATGCCCAGGACTTCGCCTCGGATGCCCGAGCATTTCATGTCTTCAAAGGCTCGGGAGGGCCCGAGGATGCTGGCGGGCAAACGCCAGTCGTCGGGGCTCGGTTCCAAGCGCGCCAGCTGATCGGGCTGTCCGCGACAACCAGTCAGCTTGGCGAGCTCACCCGAACGATGCCACAGCTGCTCACCTCAGACCCCGGGTATCCCCTCGGCGCACCAATCGTTGAACTGACCGACCTGGACGGTTTTGCCCACTTCATCGGGCTTGCCGATGGCGTCTACCAGGTCAGCGAGCTGCCCCAAAGAATCGGCAACGATTACGAACAGATTTCCAACCCGTTCCTGGTGGTGGTGCGCAGTGATGTCACGTTCGAGCCGCAAATTCACGCCAAGTCACTGACTTCACCCGTGGTCAAGACGGTGGATAAGACGGATATCAACGTCGATGAATCATTGAACTACCAGGTGGAAGCTACGGTGGTGGAAGTTGATGCTTCCGGAAAGCTGTACCAGCTCTATATCATCGACCAGCTGGATGACAACTTGCGAAACCCGCGCAACTTCCGCGTAACTGCAGGTAACTTGGCCCGAGACATCGTATTGGATGGCGCAACGGATTACACGGTGGCCGTTGATGGGCAACGCCTAGATCTAGAACTGACCGAGCATGGCCTGGAGCAAGTAGCCGCCATTCGCCCCGGTCACCCAGAGACGAAGCTCAAATTCAGCTTCGACGTAGATGTTGCGCATACCGTTGTCGATGGAGTCGTAGTGAATAACTGCGCAATTTATCGCCCAGACGGTTTGGTATCCCGACCGCTGAACGCACCCGTGGCGGCGAAGAACAAGCCAGTATTCAAGCTGGTAGCGGTCTACGCCAAGCAGCAGCAAATTATGCCGACATCCTGCCCATTGGTGGGCAAGGACGGCGTGCCTGTCACCGGCTTTGGCTCGAACACCGCCAGCGTCACCGTGCATAACCCTGCGCCGGAGGAAAAGCCCTGGTACATCCCTGTCATCCTGCTGCCCATCTTCGGGCTCGGTAGCAGCGGACACGGCAGCAGTGGTGGATCCTCCACGGTCCAAGGAGAAAAACCCGCGACCGCTGACCAAAACCAGGCCACCAAGAACCCGCTCAAGCGGCTGGACCAAAGCTTGGCGATGACTGGTGCCAGCATCATTGGGCTCGTCATCGTTGCACTCTTACTAGCGTTAGGAGGTTTGTTCTTCCTTGGTGCAAAACGCAGAAAAGACGAAGAAGAAGCGTAA